One part of the Fusobacterium pseudoperiodonticum genome encodes these proteins:
- the uvrB gene encoding excinuclease ABC subunit UvrB, producing MENNLFKIHSEYKPMGDQPTAIESIVKNIERGVKDQVLLGVTGSGKTFTIANVIERLQRPALIIAPNKTLAAQLYSEYKKFFPENAVEYFVSYYDYYQPEAYIKTTDTYIEKDSSVNDEIDKLRNAATAALIHRRDVIIVASVSSIYGLGSPDTYRKMTIPIDKQTGIQRKELMKKLIALRYERNDIAFERGKFRIKGDVIDIYPSYMNNGYRLEYWGDDLEEISEINTLTGQKIKKNLERIVIYPATQYLTADDDKDRIIEEIKDDLRVEVKSFEDEKKLLEAQRLRQRTEYDLEMINEIGYCKGIENYSRYLSGKRPGETPDTLFEYFPKDFLLFIDESHITVPQVRGMYNGDRARKEALVENGFRLKAALDNRPLKFEEFREKSNQTVFISATPGDFEIEVSDNNIAEQLIRPTGIVDPEIEIRPTKNQVDDLLEEIRKRVAKKERVLVTTLTKKIAEELTEYYIELGVKVKYMHSDIDTLERIEIIRALRKGEIDVIIGINLLREGLDIPEVSLVAIMEADKEGFLRSRRSLVQTIGRAARNVEGRVILYADIMTDSMKEAIIETERRRKIQKEYNVYNNIDPKSIVKEIAEDLINLDYGIEDKKFENDKKVFRSKADIEKEIAKLEKKIKKLVEELDFEQAIVLRDEMIKLKELLLDF from the coding sequence ATGGAAAATAATTTATTTAAAATACATTCAGAATATAAGCCTATGGGAGATCAACCTACTGCAATAGAGAGTATAGTTAAAAATATAGAAAGGGGAGTTAAAGATCAAGTTCTTCTAGGAGTAACAGGTTCAGGAAAAACATTTACTATAGCTAATGTTATAGAAAGACTACAAAGACCTGCTTTAATAATTGCACCAAATAAAACTTTAGCAGCTCAACTTTATTCAGAGTACAAGAAATTTTTTCCTGAAAATGCTGTAGAGTATTTTGTTTCATACTATGATTACTACCAACCTGAAGCCTATATAAAAACAACAGATACTTATATAGAAAAAGATTCATCAGTCAATGATGAGATAGATAAACTTCGTAATGCTGCAACAGCAGCTTTAATTCATAGAAGAGATGTTATTATTGTGGCATCTGTTTCTTCTATTTATGGTTTAGGATCACCTGATACTTATAGAAAAATGACTATTCCTATAGACAAACAAACTGGCATTCAAAGAAAAGAATTAATGAAAAAATTAATTGCCTTAAGATATGAAAGAAATGATATTGCCTTTGAAAGAGGAAAATTTAGAATAAAAGGTGATGTTATTGATATCTATCCTTCATATATGAATAATGGTTATAGGCTTGAATATTGGGGAGATGATTTAGAAGAAATTTCTGAAATTAACACTTTAACAGGACAAAAAATTAAAAAGAATTTAGAAAGAATAGTTATCTATCCTGCTACACAATATTTAACTGCTGATGATGATAAAGATAGAATTATAGAAGAGATAAAAGATGATTTAAGAGTAGAGGTAAAAAGCTTTGAAGATGAAAAAAAACTCTTAGAAGCACAGAGATTAAGACAGAGAACAGAATATGATTTAGAAATGATAAATGAAATAGGTTATTGTAAAGGAATTGAAAACTATTCAAGATATTTATCAGGTAAAAGACCTGGAGAAACACCAGATACCTTATTTGAATATTTTCCAAAAGATTTCTTACTTTTTATAGATGAGTCACATATAACAGTACCACAAGTTAGAGGTATGTATAATGGGGATAGAGCAAGAAAAGAAGCCTTAGTTGAAAATGGTTTTAGATTGAAAGCAGCCCTTGATAACAGACCACTGAAATTTGAAGAATTTAGAGAAAAATCTAATCAGACAGTTTTTATTTCTGCAACACCTGGAGATTTTGAGATTGAAGTTTCTGATAACAATATAGCAGAACAACTTATAAGACCAACGGGTATAGTTGATCCTGAAATAGAAATAAGACCAACTAAAAATCAAGTTGATGATCTATTAGAAGAAATAAGAAAAAGAGTTGCTAAAAAAGAAAGAGTTCTAGTTACTACACTTACAAAAAAAATAGCAGAAGAGCTTACAGAATATTATATTGAATTAGGTGTTAAGGTAAAGTATATGCACTCTGATATTGATACTTTGGAAAGAATTGAAATTATTAGAGCATTAAGAAAAGGTGAAATAGATGTTATCATAGGTATTAACCTTTTAAGAGAGGGATTAGATATACCTGAAGTATCTTTGGTTGCTATTATGGAAGCAGATAAAGAAGGTTTTTTAAGAAGTAGAAGATCTTTAGTTCAAACTATAGGTAGAGCTGCAAGAAATGTTGAAGGTAGGGTTATTCTTTATGCTGACATTATGACAGATTCAATGAAAGAAGCTATAATAGAAACTGAAAGAAGAAGAAAGATTCAAAAGGAATATAATGTTTATAATAATATAGATCCAAAAAGTATTGTTAAAGAAATAGCTGAGGATTTAATTAATTTAGATTATGGTATTGAAGATAAGAAATTTGAAAATGATAAGAAAGTATTTAGAAGTAAAGCAGATATTGAAAAAGAAATAGCTAAACTTGAAAAGAAAATTAAAAAACTTGTAGAAGAACTTGATTTTGAACAAGCAATAGTTTTAAGAGATGAGATGATAAAATTAAAAGAATTATTATTAGATTTCTAA
- the dinB gene encoding DNA polymerase IV: MERIIMHYDMDAFYASIEINRNPKLKNKPLVVGENIVTTASYEARKYGIHSAMKVSDAKLLCPKLIVIPVDKKEYIRISNEIHNLILKITNKVEFIATDEGYVDLTGIVKPENKMQFALKFKERIKELTNLTCSVGMGFNKLSAKIASDINKPFGVYVFENEKDFVEYISDKKIKIIPGVGRKFSEILKHDKIFHVKDVFKYSLDYLVKKYGKSRGENLYCSVRGINYDEVEYEREIHSIGNEETYSIALQTSSELEREFNSLFEYTYQRLIKNSVFSQSITVKIRYTSFKTYTKSKKLKFATRDKEFLYNEMLELLNSFEQEDEIRLLGIYFGDIKRNTLIQLSINESLKK; encoded by the coding sequence ATGGAACGAATAATTATGCACTATGATATGGATGCTTTCTATGCTTCTATCGAAATAAATAGAAATCCAAAATTAAAAAATAAGCCTTTAGTTGTTGGAGAAAATATTGTTACAACTGCTAGTTATGAAGCAAGAAAATATGGTATACATTCTGCAATGAAAGTTTCAGATGCTAAGTTACTCTGTCCAAAACTTATAGTTATACCTGTGGATAAAAAAGAATATATTAGAATTTCTAATGAAATTCATAACTTGATTTTAAAAATAACTAATAAGGTTGAATTTATTGCGACAGATGAAGGTTATGTAGATTTAACAGGTATAGTTAAGCCTGAGAATAAAATGCAATTTGCTTTGAAGTTTAAAGAAAGAATAAAAGAGTTAACTAATTTAACTTGTTCAGTGGGTATGGGATTTAATAAATTATCTGCAAAGATTGCAAGTGATATAAATAAACCTTTTGGTGTATATGTTTTTGAAAATGAAAAAGATTTTGTTGAATATATTTCTGATAAAAAAATAAAAATTATTCCTGGAGTTGGAAGAAAATTTTCTGAAATTTTAAAACATGATAAAATTTTTCATGTGAAAGATGTTTTTAAATATTCTTTAGATTATCTTGTTAAAAAATATGGAAAATCTCGAGGAGAAAATCTATATTGTTCTGTCAGAGGAATAAATTATGATGAGGTTGAATATGAAAGAGAAATTCACTCAATAGGTAATGAAGAAACTTACTCTATAGCCTTACAAACTAGTTCAGAATTAGAAAGAGAATTTAATTCTTTGTTCGAATATACTTATCAAAGATTGATAAAAAACAGTGTATTTTCTCAAAGTATTACTGTAAAAATAAGATATACATCTTTTAAGACATATACTAAAAGTAAAAAATTAAAATTTGCTACAAGAGATAAGGAATTTCTTTACAATGAGATGTTAGAACTTTTAAATTCCTTTGAACAAGAAGATGAGATAAGACTTTTAGGAATATACTTTGGTGACATAAAAAGAAACACATTAATACAGTTATCAATTAATGAGAGTTTGAAAAAATAA